One segment of Sulfobacillus thermosulfidooxidans DSM 9293 DNA contains the following:
- a CDS encoding PIG-L deacetylase family protein → MAKILVVAPHPDDEALGAGGVIHRAIQAGNEVRVILMSAGDGFVQDAERYYLSLHVTPEEYLHLGYERQLESQRAMAQLGLSPEHVACLGFPDGGLDHLLLHYGDSLPFESQTTHQASVPYIHLPSYHTPYTGYHLLNLLIHELKTFQPEWVVSPILVDQHPDHWATSAFATLALLQCQAAHLPWAQSAQQWGYLIHWTGWPLPLGYHPELSMEMPQALKTHPFITWYPQDDYAEQEIQTKRQALLSYDSQVELIKPFLQAFARRNEILGKVLPLPWGPRVVLPRPKSVALPKLIHKDFGLIGSTWWFDGMQMHALLDLNGRPEWTIRLASFIFGSDLQFFGAEIKGDVTREEIQRIDTERGVELVWSPQNNAIHGMALMGIVIYDEENKMIARTGFWPWQSLR, encoded by the coding sequence ATGGCCAAGATTTTAGTGGTAGCTCCTCATCCGGACGACGAGGCATTAGGAGCGGGAGGCGTCATTCACCGCGCTATTCAAGCTGGTAATGAGGTTCGCGTTATCTTGATGTCAGCGGGGGATGGGTTTGTCCAAGATGCGGAACGGTACTACTTATCGTTGCATGTGACGCCCGAAGAATACCTTCATTTAGGTTATGAACGGCAACTCGAAAGTCAACGGGCCATGGCTCAACTCGGATTAAGTCCTGAACACGTTGCGTGTTTGGGGTTTCCTGATGGGGGACTCGATCATTTACTATTACATTATGGCGATTCATTACCGTTTGAGAGCCAAACAACACATCAGGCTTCGGTGCCTTATATTCATCTGCCGTCATATCATACACCCTATACGGGTTATCATCTTTTGAATTTATTAATTCATGAACTCAAGACATTCCAACCCGAGTGGGTTGTCAGTCCGATTCTTGTTGATCAACATCCCGATCATTGGGCTACGTCCGCATTTGCCACGTTGGCATTACTCCAATGCCAGGCAGCCCATTTACCTTGGGCTCAATCGGCCCAGCAATGGGGATACCTGATCCACTGGACAGGTTGGCCATTGCCTTTGGGATATCATCCGGAATTGAGTATGGAAATGCCCCAAGCACTGAAAACCCATCCTTTTATAACATGGTATCCCCAGGACGATTATGCGGAACAAGAAATTCAGACCAAACGCCAAGCTCTGCTCTCTTACGACAGCCAAGTGGAACTTATTAAACCCTTTTTACAGGCCTTTGCCCGCCGTAATGAAATTCTCGGCAAAGTTTTGCCACTGCCATGGGGACCGCGGGTGGTATTGCCACGGCCTAAGTCTGTGGCCTTGCCGAAATTGATCCACAAAGATTTTGGGCTTATAGGTAGTACATGGTGGTTTGATGGGATGCAAATGCATGCCTTGTTGGACCTTAATGGGCGTCCAGAATGGACCATTCGTTTGGCGAGCTTTATCTTTGGTTCAGACCTCCAGTTTTTCGGTGCGGAAATTAAAGGTGACGTAACCCGTGAAGAGATCCAGCGGATCGATACGGAACGTGGAGTGGAACTGGTGTGGTCCCCACAAAACAACGCGATCCATGGCATGGCTCTGATGGGGATCGTTATCTATGACGAGGAAAACAAAATGATTGCCCGGACGGGATTCTGGCCCTGGCAGTCTTTAAGATGA
- a CDS encoding peptidoglycan D,D-transpeptidase FtsI family protein — MKTRRSVQWRALWTLIFTAVFMLVLIIRLVIIQIADASSLKAYARNIHVHKIILPAPRGKIIDRNGTILAMDVPTYQIVAAPKYVSHPAQEAAVLAKYLPFSQSLLKKVLSNNSWYALLDRSVPQSLATKIEQLNLTGISVIPTSGQEYPNGTLASQVIGMVGANGQGLAGIEYEDNKILSGKPGYWIVRTDASGNPLPQWQEAYKAPQPGDTVQLTIDANIEAVAQKWLKWGVKRAHALNGTVIILNPHTGSVIALANWPNFNPNNYYSATPLEMTDYAVQDPVPPGSIFKPVTASAGLGLGLFTPNSMFDTRGYKIVDGVRINDWNPVGWGWITLTRGLEVSSDQVFMDVALKVGVDGMYHYIKEFGLDHPSNVGLPGDSSGIWIPKNQVNAVDLATIGFGQGMAVTPMQMITADSAIPNHGIMMQPHILKAILSPTGQVIKTVKPQVESRPDTPKVAKEIEHMMVLEATQGTGVPAQVPGYVIGGKTGTAQKIVDGKTSSNLFVSSYMGFGPVPHPRFIMLVMINRPIGKLFYGDQVSAPVWQHIASYLFKYWKIKPYAGPDNGSKPFVKP; from the coding sequence ATGAAAACACGACGATCAGTGCAGTGGCGCGCTTTATGGACGTTAATCTTCACAGCCGTGTTCATGCTGGTGCTGATCATTCGATTGGTCATCATTCAAATTGCTGACGCTTCAAGTCTAAAGGCTTATGCGCGGAATATCCATGTTCATAAGATCATTTTGCCAGCGCCGCGAGGCAAAATAATTGATCGTAACGGAACAATTTTAGCGATGGATGTGCCGACCTATCAGATTGTCGCCGCTCCCAAATATGTCTCCCATCCAGCTCAAGAAGCGGCCGTCTTGGCTAAATATTTACCGTTCTCTCAATCCTTGTTGAAGAAAGTGTTGAGTAATAATTCTTGGTATGCCCTGTTGGACCGTTCTGTACCACAAAGTTTAGCCACAAAAATTGAACAGCTCAATTTAACCGGCATTAGTGTCATTCCCACCAGTGGCCAAGAATATCCTAATGGCACGCTGGCTTCGCAAGTTATCGGGATGGTGGGAGCCAATGGTCAGGGACTAGCCGGTATTGAGTATGAAGATAATAAGATCTTATCAGGGAAACCTGGGTATTGGATTGTGCGGACGGATGCGAGCGGCAATCCCTTGCCCCAATGGCAAGAGGCATATAAGGCGCCCCAGCCTGGCGATACCGTGCAATTAACAATTGATGCGAACATTGAGGCTGTGGCACAAAAATGGCTGAAGTGGGGTGTAAAACGAGCCCATGCCTTGAATGGAACGGTCATTATACTCAATCCCCATACCGGTTCCGTCATTGCCTTAGCCAACTGGCCGAACTTTAATCCTAATAACTATTACTCAGCGACTCCGTTAGAGATGACAGATTATGCCGTGCAGGACCCTGTTCCACCAGGATCCATTTTCAAACCTGTAACGGCTTCGGCAGGCTTAGGATTAGGGCTCTTCACGCCGAATAGTATGTTCGATACGCGCGGTTATAAAATTGTGGATGGCGTGCGCATTAACGACTGGAATCCGGTAGGCTGGGGATGGATTACCTTAACACGCGGGTTAGAAGTCTCCTCGGACCAAGTGTTTATGGATGTCGCCTTGAAAGTCGGCGTGGACGGAATGTACCACTACATTAAGGAATTTGGATTGGACCACCCCAGCAATGTGGGGTTACCGGGCGATTCTAGCGGAATTTGGATTCCCAAAAATCAAGTCAATGCGGTGGATTTAGCAACGATTGGATTTGGCCAAGGCATGGCGGTGACGCCCATGCAGATGATCACTGCCGACTCTGCCATTCCCAACCACGGCATCATGATGCAGCCTCATATTCTCAAGGCTATCCTGTCGCCCACGGGCCAGGTCATTAAAACGGTCAAACCGCAGGTGGAATCACGACCTGATACACCCAAAGTGGCTAAAGAGATAGAGCACATGATGGTTTTGGAAGCGACTCAGGGAACGGGGGTTCCCGCTCAAGTCCCTGGTTATGTAATCGGCGGGAAAACGGGAACAGCTCAGAAGATTGTTGATGGGAAAACATCGAGCAACTTATTTGTGTCGTCTTATATGGGATTTGGGCCAGTTCCCCACCCGCGGTTTATCATGCTTGTGATGATCAATCGACCGATTGGCAAGCTGTTCTATGGTGATCAGGTTTCAGCTCCAGTCTGGCAACATATCGCGTCTTACCTATTTAAATATTGGAAGATTAAACCTTATGCAGGCCCAGATAATGGGTCCAAACCGTTCGTCAAGCCGTAA
- the yajC gene encoding preprotein translocase subunit YajC: MSAAGSGNGEIITHTHGTSTLYWIFFAVLIGMTVWMFMQQSRTQKNRQQLQNSLQKGDRVVTVGGVIGTVMQVDERRVVLQIADGVRIDVLKTAIGGKYQES; the protein is encoded by the coding sequence TTGAGCGCGGCGGGCTCAGGAAATGGGGAGATTATTACGCACACACATGGTACGAGTACTTTATATTGGATATTTTTTGCGGTTTTGATTGGGATGACTGTGTGGATGTTTATGCAGCAATCTCGCACACAAAAAAATCGTCAACAATTGCAAAATAGTTTGCAAAAAGGCGATCGGGTGGTGACCGTTGGGGGAGTTATTGGCACGGTGATGCAAGTCGATGAACGCCGTGTTGTCTTACAAATTGCCGATGGTGTGCGCATCGATGTTTTAAAGACCGCTATCGGGGGAAAATATCAAGAATCGTAA
- a CDS encoding biotin/lipoyl-containing protein: MAVRKFRIRVNGVVYDVEAEEISVEQSATSTSAPSVPSAPVATPPVPSEPPKAAAPVVMQDGEMVIEAPLPGAVLDVKVQEGQLVEVGQVLIILEAMKMENEVTAPVSGRIKSLRVQKGSSVDANEVLVIIERV; the protein is encoded by the coding sequence ATGGCAGTTCGCAAGTTTCGTATTCGCGTTAATGGGGTCGTTTATGACGTCGAGGCAGAAGAAATATCCGTTGAACAATCCGCAACATCAACGTCAGCGCCTTCAGTACCTAGTGCCCCGGTTGCGACCCCGCCTGTACCCTCAGAGCCCCCCAAAGCCGCGGCGCCGGTGGTGATGCAAGATGGAGAAATGGTCATTGAAGCGCCACTCCCAGGTGCGGTCCTTGATGTCAAAGTCCAAGAAGGTCAACTTGTTGAGGTCGGTCAGGTTTTGATTATCTTGGAAGCGATGAAAATGGAGAATGAAGTAACGGCTCCCGTCTCAGGACGGATTAAAAGTTTACGAGTGCAAAAAGGCAGCTCAGTTGATGCCAACGAGGTACTCGTGATCATCGAACGGGTTTAA
- a CDS encoding acyl-CoA carboxylase subunit beta: MGGPARIAKQHQAGKLTARERIALLLDEGTFEEIGAHIRHRSTFFGLDKQDIPADAVVTGSGRINGRVVYVFSQDFTVAGGSLGEMHAQKIQHLQDLALKTGSPIIGLNDSGGARIQEGVDALSGYGEIFKRNTWSSGVIPQITVIMGPSAGGAVYSPALTDFIIMVRRTGQMFITGPQVIKTVTGEEVTGEQIGGADAQIRKSGVAHFAANNDEEALQLVRHLLSYLPNNNRELPMVVPSQDPLDRMIPFLGQVVPQDANKPYDVKRIIEHVVDSGSFLEVQQGYADNVVIGFARVGGHTIGIVANQPRILAGTMDINGSDKLARFVRFCDAFNIPLVTFVDTPGYLPGTAQEYGGIIRHGAKVLFAYAEATVPKVTVILRKAYGGAYLAMCSRSLGADWVLAWPTAEIAVMGPEGAANIIFRDIINHAEDPVAMRQQKAEEYREEFANPYVAASRGYIDAVIDPQETRFRIARALMTLTNKRDDRPHKKHGNIPL; this comes from the coding sequence ATGGGCGGTCCCGCTCGGATTGCCAAACAACATCAAGCGGGGAAGTTGACCGCACGAGAGCGAATTGCTCTGTTGCTGGATGAAGGGACTTTTGAAGAAATTGGGGCGCATATTCGGCACCGGTCTACATTTTTTGGCTTAGATAAACAAGACATTCCGGCAGATGCGGTTGTCACGGGTTCCGGACGAATCAATGGCCGGGTTGTCTATGTGTTTTCCCAAGATTTTACTGTAGCTGGTGGATCGCTCGGCGAAATGCATGCGCAAAAGATTCAACATCTTCAAGACCTAGCGTTAAAAACTGGCAGCCCTATTATTGGTTTGAATGATTCAGGAGGAGCCCGTATTCAAGAAGGCGTTGATGCGTTATCCGGGTACGGGGAAATATTTAAACGGAATACGTGGTCATCCGGGGTAATTCCACAAATTACTGTTATTATGGGCCCCAGCGCGGGCGGTGCGGTCTATTCGCCGGCCCTTACCGATTTTATTATTATGGTGCGACGGACCGGACAAATGTTTATTACAGGACCCCAAGTCATTAAAACCGTGACGGGAGAAGAAGTGACGGGTGAGCAAATTGGGGGAGCCGATGCACAAATCCGTAAAAGTGGTGTGGCCCATTTTGCCGCAAATAATGACGAAGAAGCCTTACAATTAGTGAGGCATTTACTCTCGTATTTGCCCAACAATAATCGGGAACTGCCCATGGTGGTACCGAGCCAAGATCCGTTAGACCGCATGATTCCCTTCCTCGGTCAAGTCGTTCCGCAAGATGCCAATAAGCCATATGATGTGAAACGGATTATTGAGCATGTTGTCGATTCCGGGTCTTTTTTAGAAGTCCAGCAAGGATATGCCGACAATGTCGTTATTGGCTTTGCGCGTGTCGGGGGGCATACGATTGGCATCGTGGCCAATCAACCCCGAATTCTAGCTGGCACGATGGATATTAACGGTTCGGACAAGCTAGCCCGTTTTGTGCGTTTTTGTGATGCTTTTAATATTCCCTTGGTAACTTTTGTCGACACCCCAGGATATTTACCAGGCACGGCGCAAGAATATGGCGGCATTATTCGGCATGGCGCTAAAGTTCTTTTTGCTTATGCCGAAGCCACCGTTCCCAAAGTGACGGTCATTCTGCGCAAAGCCTATGGTGGCGCGTATCTGGCGATGTGCAGCCGCTCATTAGGGGCTGATTGGGTTCTGGCATGGCCGACGGCTGAAATCGCGGTGATGGGACCAGAAGGAGCAGCCAATATTATCTTTCGAGATATTATTAATCATGCCGAGGATCCCGTAGCGATGCGCCAACAAAAAGCCGAAGAATACCGTGAAGAATTTGCCAATCCCTATGTGGCGGCATCCCGCGGCTATATCGATGCCGTGATTGATCCCCAAGAGACAAGATTTCGCATTGCTCGCGCTCTGATGACGCTCACCAATAAACGGGATGACAGACCTCACAAAAAGCATGGCAATATTCCCTTATAG
- a CDS encoding penicillin-binding transpeptidase domain-containing protein, producing the protein MTNRPTLVIKRRTFIVMVLVGLYDFVLLGRLGDIQGVESAHLKALADGIHFRGVPLAPFRGNIVDRHGRLLAGSHHAYSVYAIPIQTRKHRTEEVILLSTLLAIPEKTVQKRLSRRQGFVWIKRRLSPGELATLRSQLSALPGIYLLTETARYYPQGALAGPVLGFTGIDNQGLSGIELTYDKYLTGKPGSLQEEFDVTGQTVKFAQTRVIPSVQGDTVELSLDENIQWMAERACEQAMIHTQGKSVSIVVMHPRTGGILAIAQRPSIDPNHFRDYNPKQYRVLSVSDAIPPGSIFKPVTLAAALQEGTATVNSHYFCPGFKNVLGRRVNCWRPQGHGGETLADVVKNSCNVGFMDLGLGLGVQKFYEYLDRFGLRSRTHIDLPGEALGIFPAMKRVTALDLAIMAFGQTLTVTPIGLLTAIAALANDGVLLTPHVAKRIINQRGDIVKSFDEEVVRRVVSVDVARTVQQMMVGVVSEGTGKLAQVPGYRIAGKTGTAQKVVNGRTEKGIYIASFIGFGPVPHPEVAVIVNVDEPVGAFYGGQVAAPIFGHLVRNIFRYLKIPATEPIKPPKPGEPAMVPSLVNLDPETAQQDAAAFGFPVQFVGQGDVVVDQSIEYGGYRPAGTVLQLKLGRSPRIYLEWVTVPRFTGLTISQATQLAWELGVNVSHQGKGQGHVHRQSIKPGTQVRAGTTIQVWTG; encoded by the coding sequence ATGACTAATCGGCCGACATTAGTGATTAAACGCCGTACTTTTATTGTCATGGTCTTGGTCGGACTATACGATTTCGTTTTGCTGGGCAGGCTCGGGGATATTCAGGGCGTCGAATCGGCTCATTTAAAGGCATTGGCCGATGGGATCCATTTTCGGGGTGTTCCTTTGGCTCCTTTTCGCGGAAATATTGTTGACCGCCATGGCCGTCTCTTAGCGGGAAGTCATCATGCTTATTCGGTTTATGCGATCCCGATTCAGACCCGAAAACACCGAACGGAGGAGGTTATCTTACTTTCCACATTATTGGCGATACCAGAAAAGACCGTTCAAAAACGTTTGTCACGCCGTCAAGGTTTTGTATGGATTAAAAGACGTTTATCGCCTGGGGAATTAGCGACCTTACGCAGCCAGCTGAGTGCGTTACCGGGCATCTATCTTTTGACGGAAACGGCGCGATACTATCCTCAAGGAGCATTGGCGGGTCCTGTGTTAGGATTTACGGGAATCGATAATCAAGGGTTATCCGGTATTGAATTGACTTACGACAAGTACCTGACGGGAAAACCTGGCAGCCTGCAAGAAGAATTTGACGTGACCGGACAAACCGTAAAGTTTGCTCAAACCCGGGTAATTCCTTCCGTGCAAGGAGATACTGTCGAGCTCAGTTTGGATGAGAATATCCAATGGATGGCCGAGCGGGCTTGCGAACAGGCGATGATTCATACCCAAGGGAAGTCTGTCAGTATCGTCGTCATGCACCCTAGAACAGGAGGAATTCTAGCCATTGCGCAACGACCATCAATCGATCCGAACCACTTTCGGGATTACAATCCTAAACAATACCGTGTATTATCGGTTTCCGATGCGATTCCTCCCGGTTCCATTTTTAAACCCGTAACCCTAGCAGCAGCGTTGCAAGAGGGAACGGCTACGGTCAACTCTCATTATTTCTGTCCGGGTTTTAAGAATGTTTTGGGACGTCGTGTAAATTGTTGGCGACCCCAAGGACACGGCGGTGAAACGTTGGCTGATGTTGTGAAGAATTCGTGTAATGTGGGTTTTATGGACTTGGGCTTAGGACTAGGAGTTCAAAAATTTTATGAGTATCTTGACCGATTTGGATTACGCTCACGGACTCATATTGACTTACCAGGAGAAGCCTTAGGCATTTTCCCGGCAATGAAAAGAGTCACAGCCTTAGATTTAGCCATCATGGCTTTCGGCCAAACGCTTACTGTGACACCGATTGGCCTCCTAACCGCGATTGCCGCGTTAGCCAATGATGGTGTCCTCTTGACACCCCATGTTGCAAAACGCATTATTAACCAACGTGGCGATATTGTCAAAAGTTTTGATGAAGAAGTGGTTAGGCGTGTGGTGTCCGTTGACGTGGCACGTACGGTGCAACAAATGATGGTTGGCGTGGTATCGGAAGGCACAGGCAAATTGGCCCAAGTCCCCGGCTACCGAATTGCAGGGAAAACTGGTACGGCGCAAAAAGTGGTTAACGGCCGCACCGAAAAGGGCATTTATATTGCATCATTTATTGGTTTTGGTCCCGTTCCCCATCCGGAAGTGGCTGTGATTGTGAATGTCGATGAACCGGTGGGAGCCTTTTATGGAGGGCAAGTGGCTGCACCAATTTTTGGACATTTGGTCCGTAATATTTTTAGGTATTTAAAAATTCCTGCGACTGAACCGATTAAACCGCCAAAGCCAGGTGAACCAGCCATGGTGCCGAGTTTGGTAAATTTGGATCCGGAAACGGCCCAACAAGATGCCGCAGCGTTTGGTTTTCCGGTACAATTTGTAGGGCAAGGTGATGTCGTGGTTGACCAATCCATTGAATATGGCGGGTATCGACCGGCAGGAACGGTTCTACAACTGAAATTGGGTCGGTCTCCCCGTATCTATTTAGAATGGGTAACCGTGCCTCGATTTACGGGACTGACGATCAGCCAAGCAACCCAATTGGCATGGGAACTTGGCGTGAATGTCTCACACCAGGGCAAGGGGCAAGGCCACGTTCACAGGCAATCGATCAAACCAGGAACCCAGGTGCGAGCTGGAACGACCATTCAGGTCTGGACTGGGTAA
- a CDS encoding CBS domain-containing protein → MKVSEIMTKKVFTVSPSDSIQKAAELMKKVDCGSLPVLDNDKVTAVVTDRDITIRAVAEGKGPDTPVKSVMFSKVVTISPDADAKEAANMMADHQIRRLPVVENGKLVGILAIADLARVNIFVTESGQALSEISEPSHQSNAIH, encoded by the coding sequence TTGAAGGTAAGCGAAATTATGACGAAAAAGGTTTTCACCGTTTCGCCATCCGACTCCATTCAAAAGGCTGCTGAACTGATGAAGAAAGTAGATTGTGGCAGTCTACCGGTATTAGACAATGACAAGGTCACTGCGGTGGTCACTGACCGCGATATTACCATTCGCGCTGTAGCGGAAGGAAAGGGCCCTGACACGCCCGTTAAATCCGTAATGTTTTCCAAGGTCGTGACGATTTCACCTGATGCCGATGCCAAGGAAGCAGCGAATATGATGGCGGATCACCAAATTCGCCGATTGCCCGTTGTCGAAAACGGCAAGTTAGTCGGTATTTTAGCTATTGCTGATTTAGCCCGGGTCAATATTTTTGTGACTGAATCGGGTCAAGCATTAAGTGAGATTTCAGAACCAAGCCACCAATCCAACGCCATTCACTAA
- the rsmH gene encoding 16S rRNA (cytosine(1402)-N(4))-methyltransferase RsmH has product MTFSHVSVLSKEALEYWAHDDKGIYIDATVGAGGHSFQLLSRFPMVRLIAVDQDPVALEAAKERLTPFLDRVRWVHANFRDLPSVIESEFHGRIAGMLFDLGVSSPQFDVPERGFTYQYDTALDMRMDPSNPVTAFRLVNMRSKEEIAQALRDWGEERWAQRIADFIVKAREKEPIRTTGQLVELIKAAIPASARRTGGHPARRTFQALRIWVNDELGALSEGLEGAQRLLAPHGRIVVISFHSLEDRIVKHAFRRWAQEQKGQVLTKHPLTPTDDEIQDNPRSRSAKLRAFERL; this is encoded by the coding sequence ATGACGTTTTCACATGTGTCGGTGTTAAGTAAGGAAGCCCTGGAATATTGGGCCCATGATGACAAGGGCATTTATATTGATGCCACAGTGGGAGCTGGAGGCCACAGTTTTCAATTGTTGTCGCGGTTTCCCATGGTACGTCTCATTGCCGTCGATCAAGATCCCGTCGCCTTAGAAGCGGCGAAGGAACGGTTAACACCATTCCTAGACCGGGTTAGATGGGTACATGCCAATTTTCGCGACTTACCTTCTGTGATCGAATCCGAGTTCCACGGACGAATTGCGGGAATGCTTTTTGATCTGGGTGTATCGTCACCACAATTTGACGTTCCCGAGAGAGGATTTACCTATCAATACGATACCGCATTGGATATGCGAATGGATCCCTCAAACCCGGTGACAGCTTTTCGCTTAGTCAATATGCGTTCTAAAGAGGAAATTGCTCAGGCCCTTCGTGACTGGGGGGAAGAGCGATGGGCTCAGCGTATCGCAGATTTTATTGTGAAAGCTAGAGAAAAGGAACCTATTCGCACAACCGGGCAGCTGGTGGAATTAATTAAAGCGGCAATTCCTGCATCTGCGCGGAGAACGGGAGGACATCCCGCTCGACGAACCTTTCAGGCATTAAGAATATGGGTAAACGACGAGTTGGGGGCCTTGAGTGAAGGACTTGAAGGGGCGCAGCGTTTATTGGCTCCTCATGGACGTATTGTGGTGATTTCCTTCCATTCTTTAGAAGATCGCATTGTCAAGCATGCATTTCGGCGATGGGCACAAGAGCAAAAGGGACAAGTTTTAACCAAACATCCTCTGACTCCGACAGACGATGAAATTCAGGATAATCCACGTTCCCGTTCAGCAAAATTACGCGCTTTCGAACGGCTTTGA
- a CDS encoding Glu/Leu/Phe/Val family dehydrogenase, whose protein sequence is MADSSLNPFLRAQQAFKEAVETLGLEPAVYEILKQPLRSFEVAVPFIRDDGTLQVFNGYRVQHNDALGPTKGGLRFHSSVTMDEVKALAMWMSVKCALLGLPYGGGKGGIACDVDQLSESEIERLSREYIRAVSLVIGPDKDIPAPDVSTNPQIMAWMVDEYSRIRGENTFGLITGKPIVIGGSAGRVEATGRGLVFATKQLAKELGIDFAKSRIAIQGFGNVGSVAAEISYDMGASVVAVSDKDGGLYNPAGINIPDLLEYKRINRRLQGYPHAEPISNSELLELPVDILFPAALENQITADNAPNIRARIVGEGANGPTTPEADRILFDKGIMVIPDVLGNSGGVTVSYFEWVQNQTRFYWSEDEVNQRLEEYMSRAMAQMHTMHERFGVTLRKAAYLVAVERIAQAMRYRGWLK, encoded by the coding sequence GTGGCGGATTCGTCACTTAATCCATTTTTGCGAGCACAGCAGGCATTCAAAGAAGCTGTAGAGACACTGGGTCTAGAGCCTGCCGTATATGAGATTCTTAAGCAGCCACTCCGATCATTCGAAGTGGCAGTACCTTTTATTCGGGATGATGGCACGTTACAAGTGTTCAATGGTTACCGGGTCCAACACAATGATGCTTTGGGTCCAACAAAAGGTGGGCTACGCTTTCATTCGTCGGTGACGATGGATGAGGTGAAAGCACTGGCCATGTGGATGAGCGTCAAATGCGCCTTGTTAGGACTTCCTTATGGCGGTGGTAAAGGTGGAATCGCTTGTGATGTTGATCAGTTGTCCGAAAGCGAAATAGAGCGACTAAGCCGGGAATATATTCGTGCCGTCAGTTTGGTGATTGGTCCGGACAAGGATATCCCTGCCCCAGACGTGTCAACGAATCCTCAAATCATGGCATGGATGGTGGATGAATATTCCCGGATTCGCGGCGAAAATACGTTTGGGTTGATTACCGGAAAACCGATTGTGATTGGCGGATCGGCAGGACGTGTCGAAGCAACGGGACGAGGTCTGGTATTTGCAACCAAACAATTAGCCAAGGAATTGGGGATTGACTTTGCTAAAAGCCGTATCGCTATTCAAGGCTTTGGCAATGTGGGTTCGGTTGCGGCCGAAATTTCTTATGACATGGGCGCAAGTGTTGTTGCTGTTTCTGACAAGGACGGAGGTTTGTATAATCCGGCTGGCATTAACATTCCGGACTTGTTAGAATATAAGCGCATTAATCGGCGCCTCCAAGGATACCCCCATGCGGAACCGATTTCCAACAGTGAACTCTTAGAGCTACCTGTGGACATTTTATTCCCTGCGGCATTGGAGAATCAAATCACGGCAGATAATGCTCCCAATATCCGGGCACGTATTGTGGGAGAAGGAGCCAACGGGCCAACGACACCAGAAGCCGACCGCATTTTGTTCGATAAGGGTATTATGGTCATTCCAGATGTATTAGGAAATTCCGGCGGCGTGACGGTTTCGTATTTTGAATGGGTCCAAAATCAAACCCGATTCTATTGGTCGGAAGATGAAGTGAATCAGCGATTGGAAGAGTATATGTCAAGGGCTATGGCACAAATGCATACGATGCATGAACGATTTGGTGTAACGCTGCGCAAGGCCGCGTATTTGGTGGCGGTTGAGCGGATAGCGCAGGCTATGCGCTACCGAGGATGGTTAAAATAG
- the mraZ gene encoding division/cell wall cluster transcriptional repressor MraZ: MLMGEYEHTLDDKGRITIPAKLRDDLNGHFVITKGLDGCLFIYPMDEWRKLEERLKALPMTNANARAFARLFLAGAQDVEMDKQYRVTIPPRLREHAGIDRDVTLVGVSTRVEMWATERWTAYQQSAQTSYEEVAEKMVDFGF, encoded by the coding sequence GTGTTGATGGGTGAATATGAGCACACATTAGACGATAAGGGTCGGATCACGATTCCCGCAAAACTCCGCGACGATTTAAATGGCCACTTCGTGATTACCAAAGGTCTTGATGGGTGTTTGTTCATTTATCCGATGGATGAATGGCGCAAATTAGAGGAACGTTTGAAAGCGTTACCCATGACAAATGCTAATGCACGAGCATTTGCCCGACTGTTCCTTGCTGGGGCGCAAGACGTTGAAATGGATAAGCAGTATCGGGTAACGATTCCCCCACGCTTACGGGAACATGCTGGAATTGACCGGGATGTTACGTTGGTCGGGGTGAGTACACGAGTTGAAATGTGGGCAACCGAACGGTGGACGGCTTATCAACAATCTGCCCAAACAAGTTACGAGGAAGTCGCGGAAAAGATGGTGGATTTTGGATTTTGA